From the genome of Cedecea lapagei, one region includes:
- a CDS encoding transporter substrate-binding domain-containing protein — MKKVYALSLLVGLCSSFSALAAGELRYGLEAEYPPFESRNSAGELEGFDIELGKAICQAASLKCSWVETSFDSLIPGLAAKKFDAINSAMNITAQRQKSIDFTQPIYRIPSQLVGKEGSGLEATAEGLKGKTIGVLQGSIQETYAKEHWEKQGVNVVSYKDQNMAWADLLNGRIDASLVMSAAGQAGFLSTPQGKGFGFIGKPVSDDTILGSGIGFGLRKGDAVTKKELDTAIDKVKADGTVTRLAQKFFPGIDVSVK, encoded by the coding sequence ATGAAAAAAGTTTATGCGCTAAGTTTGCTTGTTGGGCTGTGCTCTTCGTTTTCTGCGCTGGCGGCCGGCGAGCTGCGTTATGGCCTGGAAGCTGAATATCCTCCCTTTGAGAGCCGCAACAGCGCGGGGGAGCTGGAAGGGTTTGATATCGAACTGGGCAAAGCCATTTGCCAGGCCGCCAGCCTTAAGTGCAGCTGGGTTGAAACTTCGTTTGACTCGCTAATTCCGGGGCTTGCGGCAAAGAAATTCGACGCCATTAACTCGGCGATGAATATCACCGCCCAGCGCCAGAAAAGCATTGATTTCACGCAGCCCATCTACCGGATCCCTTCTCAGCTGGTTGGCAAAGAGGGCAGCGGTCTGGAAGCCACGGCGGAAGGGCTGAAAGGGAAAACGATCGGGGTGCTTCAGGGATCCATTCAGGAAACCTACGCCAAAGAGCACTGGGAAAAGCAGGGCGTGAACGTCGTCTCTTATAAAGACCAGAACATGGCCTGGGCTGATTTGCTGAATGGCCGCATCGATGCATCGCTGGTGATGTCTGCTGCGGGCCAGGCGGGCTTCCTGAGCACGCCGCAGGGCAAAGGATTTGGCTTTATCGGCAAGCCGGTGAGCGATGACACTATCCTTGGCAGCGGGATAGGTTTTGGTTTACGTAAAGGTGACGCTGTCACCAAAAAAGAGCTGGATACAGCGATTGATAAGGTGAAGGCCGACGGCACCGTGACCCGGCTTGCACAGAAGTTCTTCCCTGGCATCGACGTTAGCGTCAAGTAA
- a CDS encoding glucan biosynthesis protein D, whose amino-acid sequence MNRRRFIQASMALAAACGTPTLATLFSRSAFAAESGIADGYSTAFDFAVLQGMAHDLSKKPWGGAPRALPNTLANLTPQAYNAIQYDARHSLWNNIENRQLDVQFFHVGMGFRRRVRMFSLDSATHQAREIHFRPELFNYNDAGVDTRQLEGQTDLGFAGLKVFKAPELARRDVVSFLGASYFRAVDSTYQYGLSARGLAVDTFTDTPEEFPDFTSFWFETPKASDTTFVVYALLDSPSVTGAYKFIISCEAERVVMEVDNHLYARKDVKQLGIAPMTSMFACGTNERRTCDTIHPQIHDSDRLAMWRGNGEWICRPLNNPQKLQFNAFMDENPKGFGLLQLDHDFASYQDIMGWYNKRPSLWVEPRNKWGKGTVGLMEIPTTGETLDNIVCFWQPEKPVQAGDEFEFKYRLYWSGLPPITTDLARVYATRTGMGSFPEGWAPGEHFPEKWSRRFAIDFVGGDLKAAAPKGIEPVITLSNGEAKQIEILYVEPFDGYRILFDWYPTNDSTDPVEMRMFLRCQGKAISETWLYQYFPPPADKRKYVDDREMR is encoded by the coding sequence ATGAATCGCAGACGTTTTATCCAGGCCTCTATGGCTCTAGCCGCTGCCTGCGGCACGCCGACCCTTGCCACGCTGTTTTCCCGAAGCGCCTTCGCTGCCGAATCCGGTATTGCGGACGGATATTCCACCGCCTTCGATTTTGCGGTGCTTCAGGGCATGGCCCATGACCTGTCGAAAAAACCGTGGGGAGGTGCGCCGCGTGCGCTGCCAAACACGCTTGCTAACCTGACGCCTCAGGCTTACAACGCCATCCAGTATGACGCCAGGCATTCTCTTTGGAATAACATTGAAAACCGCCAGCTTGACGTGCAGTTCTTCCACGTAGGCATGGGGTTCCGCCGCCGCGTCAGAATGTTCTCTCTGGATTCCGCAACCCACCAGGCGCGTGAAATTCACTTCCGCCCGGAGCTGTTCAACTACAACGATGCGGGCGTAGACACCAGACAGCTTGAGGGCCAGACAGATCTTGGTTTTGCAGGTCTGAAAGTCTTTAAAGCGCCGGAACTGGCGCGACGCGACGTCGTCTCATTCCTCGGGGCCAGCTACTTCCGTGCCGTAGACAGCACTTACCAGTACGGCCTCTCCGCGCGCGGCCTCGCGGTGGATACCTTCACCGATACACCGGAAGAGTTCCCGGACTTCACCTCGTTCTGGTTTGAAACGCCAAAAGCGTCCGACACCACCTTTGTGGTCTACGCGCTGCTGGACAGCCCAAGCGTGACCGGTGCTTACAAATTTATCATCAGCTGTGAAGCTGAGCGGGTCGTGATGGAGGTGGACAACCACCTGTATGCTCGCAAAGACGTTAAGCAACTGGGCATCGCGCCGATGACCAGTATGTTTGCCTGCGGCACCAACGAACGCCGCACCTGCGACACCATTCACCCGCAAATTCATGACTCCGACCGTCTGGCCATGTGGCGCGGCAACGGCGAGTGGATTTGCCGCCCGCTGAATAACCCGCAAAAGCTGCAGTTCAACGCCTTTATGGATGAAAACCCGAAAGGTTTCGGCCTGCTGCAGCTGGATCACGATTTTGCCAGCTATCAGGACATCATGGGCTGGTATAACAAACGTCCAAGCCTGTGGGTCGAGCCGCGCAATAAATGGGGTAAAGGCACCGTTGGCCTGATGGAGATCCCGACCACCGGCGAAACGCTCGATAATATCGTCTGCTTCTGGCAGCCAGAGAAACCGGTGCAAGCCGGAGATGAGTTCGAGTTTAAATACCGCCTTTACTGGAGCGGCCTGCCACCGATCACGACGGACCTGGCCCGCGTTTACGCCACGCGTACCGGCATGGGCAGCTTCCCGGAAGGCTGGGCTCCGGGTGAGCACTTCCCGGAAAAATGGTCCCGCCGCTTTGCTATTGATTTTGTCGGGGGCGATCTGAAAGCCGCTGCGCCGAAAGGCATTGAGCCGGTCATTACGCTTTCCAATGGAGAAGCGAAGCAGATTGAGATCCTCTACGTCGAACCGTTTGACGGCTACCGCATTCTCTTTGACTGGTATCCGACCAACGACTCGACCGATCCGGTTGAGATGCGCATGTTCCTGCGCTGCCAGGGTAAGGCCATCAGTGAAACCTGGCTTTACCAGTATTTCCCGCCGCCGGCGGACAAACGTAAATACGTCGACGACCGCGAAATGCGTTAA
- the tehA gene encoding dicarboxylate transporter/tellurite-resistance protein TehA, producing MNKPSADSFINLPSGYFGMVLGIIGMGFAWRYAATIWPVSPFVGEGLVALASGVWLLLVCAFLTRLACYPHSVIAEIHHPMMSSFVSLFPATTLLVAIGIAPYLRPVAVVMFSFGVVAQLGYAAWQSAGLWRGTHPQDATTPGLYLPTVANNFISAMACGALGYHDPGILFLGAGVFSWLSLEPAILHRMRSAGELPTPVRTSLGIQLAPALVACSAYLSVNGGVTDFFAKMLFGYGLLQLIFMLRLLPWYMAQSFNASFWSFSFGISALATTALHLSAGGGDGLFHFIAVPLFIFTNVIIGLLLARTLILLMQGKLIVRTALPKKRTCYDREI from the coding sequence ATGAATAAACCGAGCGCCGACAGCTTCATCAATCTTCCCTCAGGCTACTTTGGTATGGTGTTGGGCATCATCGGTATGGGGTTTGCGTGGCGCTATGCCGCCACAATCTGGCCGGTATCACCGTTTGTGGGTGAAGGGCTGGTGGCTTTGGCCAGTGGTGTTTGGCTGCTGCTGGTTTGCGCGTTTCTTACTCGCCTGGCTTGTTATCCGCACAGCGTTATTGCGGAAATTCACCATCCCATGATGAGCAGTTTTGTGAGTTTATTCCCGGCGACAACTCTGCTCGTAGCCATCGGCATAGCCCCTTATCTACGCCCGGTTGCCGTGGTGATGTTTAGCTTTGGTGTCGTAGCACAGCTGGGTTATGCCGCCTGGCAGTCGGCCGGATTATGGCGGGGCACTCATCCGCAGGATGCCACGACGCCGGGGCTATACCTGCCGACGGTGGCGAATAACTTTATTAGTGCGATGGCCTGCGGCGCGTTGGGGTATCACGATCCTGGGATCCTGTTCCTTGGGGCTGGCGTTTTTTCCTGGCTGAGCCTCGAACCGGCAATACTGCACCGCATGCGCAGCGCCGGGGAGTTGCCAACGCCAGTACGTACGTCGCTGGGTATTCAGCTGGCGCCCGCGCTGGTGGCCTGTAGCGCTTATCTGTCCGTCAACGGCGGCGTTACGGATTTTTTTGCCAAAATGCTGTTTGGTTACGGCTTGCTACAGCTGATTTTTATGCTGCGCCTTCTGCCCTGGTACATGGCACAGTCGTTCAATGCCTCCTTCTGGAGTTTCTCATTTGGTATCTCTGCGCTGGCCACCACCGCGCTGCACCTGAGTGCGGGCGGTGGCGACGGACTGTTTCACTTCATCGCGGTGCCACTATTTATTTTTACTAATGTGATTATCGGCCTGCTGCTGGCCCGCACTCTTATTCTTCTGATGCAGGGGAAGTTGATTGTGCGTACCGCACTGCCTAAAAAAAGGACCTGTTATGACCGAGAAATCTGA
- the tehB gene encoding tellurite resistance methyltransferase TehB, whose product MTEKSESYYSEKYGLTATHSDVLNAVKYIEPGKTLDLGCGGGRNSLYLNQKGFDVTAWDKNPMSIARLKQIIESEGLKNIVTAQVDLNQLSFEGEYDFILSTVVMMFLERSTIPGLITNMQRCTKPGGYNLIVAAMDTEDFPCTVGFPFAFKEGELRNYYEGWELIKYNEDVGQLHKTDEKGNRIKLRFATLLARKI is encoded by the coding sequence ATGACCGAGAAATCTGAAAGCTACTACAGTGAAAAGTATGGCTTAACCGCCACCCACTCTGACGTGCTGAATGCCGTTAAATACATTGAACCGGGTAAAACGTTGGATCTTGGCTGCGGCGGTGGGCGCAACAGCCTCTACCTGAATCAGAAAGGGTTCGACGTCACCGCCTGGGATAAAAATCCGATGAGCATTGCCCGACTGAAGCAGATTATCGAGTCAGAAGGGCTTAAAAACATCGTCACCGCGCAGGTGGATCTTAACCAGCTGAGCTTTGAAGGAGAGTATGATTTTATTCTCTCAACCGTGGTGATGATGTTCCTTGAGCGCAGCACTATTCCCGGACTTATTACCAACATGCAGCGCTGCACAAAACCTGGCGGCTACAATTTGATCGTGGCAGCAATGGATACCGAGGATTTCCCGTGTACAGTAGGTTTCCCGTTCGCCTTTAAAGAAGGAGAGCTGCGTAATTACTATGAGGGCTGGGAGCTAATTAAATACAACGAAGACGTTGGCCAGCTGCATAAGACGGATGAGAAAGGCAACCGAATTAAGCTGCGTTTCGCCACGCTGCTTGCGCGTAAAATTTAA
- the tssC gene encoding type VI secretion system contractile sheath large subunit — MLMSVKNENAASGENVVLERPEAGGVYASLFEKINLNPVSELSALDIWQDAQAMSDATADERLTAGMQVFLECLSKAGSKVDKLDKSLIDHHIAALDHQISRQLDAVMHHEDFQAVESLWRGVKSLVDKTDFRQNVKIELLDLSKEDLRQDFEDAPEIIQSGLYLQTYVAEYDTPGGEPIAALVSAYEFDASAQDVALLRNISKVSAAAHMPFIGSAGPQFFLKDSMEEVAAIKDIGNYFDRAEYIKWKSFRDTDDSRYIGLVMPRVLGRLPYGPDTVPVRSFNYVEEVKGPDHDKYLWTNASFAFASNMVRSFINNGWCVQIRGPQAGGAVQDLPIHLYDLGTGNQVKIPSEVMIPETREFEFANLGFIPLSYYKNRDYACFFSANSTQKPALYDTADATANSRINSRLPYIFLLSRIAHYLKLIQRENIGTTKDRRLLELELNTWVRSLVTEMTDPGDELQASHPLRDAKVVVEDIEDNPGFFRVKLFAVPHFQVEGMDVNLSLVSQMPKAKS, encoded by the coding sequence ATGCTGATGTCTGTAAAAAATGAAAATGCCGCCAGCGGCGAAAATGTGGTGCTGGAGCGCCCGGAAGCGGGCGGCGTGTACGCGTCCCTGTTTGAAAAAATTAACCTGAACCCGGTCTCTGAGCTGAGCGCGCTGGATATCTGGCAGGATGCGCAGGCGATGTCGGATGCGACCGCCGACGAGCGCCTGACCGCCGGAATGCAGGTGTTTCTGGAGTGTCTGAGCAAGGCGGGTTCAAAAGTCGATAAACTCGACAAATCCCTGATTGACCACCATATCGCGGCGCTTGACCACCAGATCAGCCGCCAGCTGGATGCGGTGATGCATCATGAGGACTTTCAGGCGGTAGAAAGCCTGTGGCGCGGCGTGAAATCCCTGGTGGATAAAACCGACTTCCGCCAGAACGTCAAAATCGAGCTGCTGGACCTCTCCAAAGAGGATCTGCGTCAGGACTTCGAGGACGCGCCGGAAATCATCCAGAGCGGGCTGTACCTGCAGACGTATGTGGCTGAATACGACACCCCGGGTGGCGAGCCGATTGCCGCTCTGGTCTCGGCTTACGAGTTCGATGCCTCTGCGCAGGACGTAGCGCTGCTGCGTAATATCTCCAAAGTGTCTGCCGCCGCGCATATGCCGTTTATCGGCTCCGCTGGTCCGCAGTTCTTCCTGAAAGATTCTATGGAAGAGGTTGCGGCCATCAAGGATATCGGCAACTACTTTGACCGCGCAGAATACATCAAGTGGAAATCCTTCCGCGACACCGATGACAGCCGCTATATCGGTCTGGTGATGCCGCGTGTACTGGGGCGTCTGCCTTACGGCCCGGACACGGTACCGGTGCGCAGCTTCAACTACGTCGAAGAGGTGAAAGGCCCGGACCACGATAAATACCTGTGGACCAACGCGTCGTTTGCGTTTGCCTCCAACATGGTGCGCAGCTTTATCAACAACGGCTGGTGCGTACAGATCCGTGGCCCGCAGGCTGGCGGTGCAGTACAGGATTTACCGATCCACCTGTATGACCTGGGAACCGGCAACCAGGTGAAGATCCCGAGTGAAGTGATGATCCCGGAAACCCGCGAGTTTGAGTTCGCCAACCTCGGTTTTATTCCGCTGTCGTATTACAAAAACCGCGATTACGCCTGCTTCTTCTCCGCTAACTCTACCCAAAAACCGGCGCTGTACGACACCGCGGACGCCACGGCCAACAGCCGTATCAACTCCCGCCTGCCGTATATCTTCCTGCTGTCCCGTATCGCCCATTATCTGAAGCTGATTCAGCGTGAAAACATCGGCACCACCAAGGATCGCCGTCTGCTGGAGCTGGAGCTCAACACCTGGGTTCGCAGCCTGGTGACCGAGATGACCGATCCTGGCGACGAGCTGCAGGCGTCACACCCGCTGCGTGACGCAAAAGTGGTGGTAGAAGATATCGAAGATAACCCGGGCTTCTTCCGCGTAAAACTGTTTGCTGTACCGCATTTCCAGGTCGAAGGCATGGACGTCAACCTGTCGCTGGTTTCCCAGATGCCGAAGGCGAAATCGTAA
- the rimL gene encoding 50S ribosomal protein L7/L12-serine acetyltransferase, giving the protein MEQHREWQDEVIAVNDEIELHSVNERFVESVFALVQRNKSWLQKAMNWPQYVVSEDDTRKTVQGNYVLHHKGYAKMFMILHRGELAGIFSFNQIVPTDKTAYIGYWLSEDMQGKGIISAVIEAAISKYAQEGTVRRFVIKCIVTNHASNRVAQRNGFALEGCLKQAEFLNGEYHDQNIYGRIVD; this is encoded by the coding sequence GTGGAACAACATCGGGAATGGCAGGATGAAGTGATTGCAGTCAATGATGAAATCGAACTTCATTCGGTCAATGAGCGGTTCGTTGAGTCTGTCTTCGCGCTGGTTCAGCGCAACAAAAGCTGGCTGCAAAAAGCCATGAACTGGCCACAGTATGTTGTCTCGGAGGACGATACGCGTAAAACGGTGCAGGGGAACTACGTGCTTCATCATAAAGGTTACGCCAAGATGTTTATGATCCTCCATCGCGGCGAGCTGGCGGGCATATTTTCCTTTAACCAGATAGTCCCGACCGACAAAACGGCCTACATCGGCTACTGGCTAAGCGAAGATATGCAGGGGAAGGGCATTATTTCCGCCGTCATTGAGGCCGCCATTAGCAAGTATGCGCAGGAAGGGACCGTACGCCGGTTTGTTATCAAATGCATCGTCACTAACCACGCCAGCAACCGCGTGGCGCAGCGTAACGGCTTTGCTCTGGAAGGCTGTCTGAAACAGGCCGAATTCCTCAACGGCGAGTACCATGATCAGAATATCTACGGGCGCATTGTGGATTAA
- a CDS encoding LysR family transcriptional regulator, translating to MTRRNFPLNTLDAFLVTARHLNLTRAAKELCLTQGAVSRKIAALEQWLGFALFERHARGLRLTPQGSALLPDLHSAFSRLLDVADRACHKPEIIRLKAPTCAMRWLVPKLIQLEQHMPEIQVALTTTVEHSVNFKNEPFDAAIVFGQQVKNGTLLFEEALTPVISQGLLPQNASGWERLTFLHPTRDRTDWSLWLAANPAPWQAMNKNQHFDTMDLAISAAIQGFGVVIADETLVEEDIRTGRLVRPFVGSVKTGATYRLAVKPEGENTARLEAFCRALLAQA from the coding sequence ATGACCCGGCGTAATTTTCCCCTCAATACTCTCGATGCCTTCCTGGTCACCGCCAGGCACCTTAACCTCACCAGAGCGGCAAAAGAGCTTTGCCTGACCCAGGGCGCGGTTAGCCGCAAGATTGCAGCCCTGGAGCAGTGGCTGGGCTTTGCGCTATTTGAACGTCACGCTCGCGGGCTGCGCCTCACGCCTCAGGGCAGCGCCCTGCTGCCCGATCTGCATAGCGCTTTCAGCAGGCTGCTGGACGTTGCCGATCGTGCCTGTCATAAGCCTGAAATTATTCGCCTCAAAGCGCCCACCTGCGCCATGCGCTGGCTGGTGCCTAAACTTATCCAGCTTGAGCAGCATATGCCCGAGATCCAGGTGGCGCTGACCACTACCGTGGAGCATAGCGTCAATTTCAAAAATGAGCCGTTTGACGCGGCGATAGTGTTTGGCCAGCAGGTCAAAAATGGCACGCTGCTCTTCGAAGAGGCCCTGACGCCGGTTATCAGCCAGGGATTACTGCCGCAAAATGCGAGCGGCTGGGAGCGTTTAACCTTTTTACACCCAACGCGGGATCGCACAGACTGGTCACTGTGGCTTGCGGCGAATCCAGCGCCCTGGCAGGCCATGAACAAAAATCAGCACTTCGACACGATGGATCTGGCTATCAGCGCGGCCATTCAGGGGTTTGGGGTAGTGATAGCGGACGAAACGCTGGTAGAGGAGGATATCCGCACCGGCCGGCTGGTGCGGCCATTTGTCGGCAGCGTGAAAACCGGGGCAACTTACCGGCTGGCGGTGAAGCCTGAGGGCGAAAATACCGCCAGGCTCGAAGCATTTTGCCGGGCGTTGCTGGCGCAGGCATGA
- the ydcK gene encoding YdcK family protein: protein MKKYRLTAHSQLHDYQHDGEQRQVRLWQIEALCAFGDVAAGQCGGWIEEEANLSQAGNCWLDADVFVWGKARVEDDATICGESEICHQARVSGNARVEHSCISGECHIYGSARVLEQSQVIAVLGLTEDAELRLQIYGDATVRASRIVHQAQIYGHAQVNNAFIEHRSAIFDNAVIAGNEENNVWICDCAQVSGNARIIAGSGDSQIPTIRYSSKVYGNAVIEGDCVLKHLVQVYGDAVLLGGPVLLDNNVRVYGQAKVMGNVLIENNVQVYEEASVEGLGGELIHLRGIKDINGEQRITRTPFYGIF from the coding sequence ATGAAGAAATATCGACTAACGGCTCATTCACAGCTGCATGATTACCAGCACGACGGTGAACAGCGGCAAGTTCGGCTCTGGCAAATTGAGGCGCTTTGCGCTTTTGGCGATGTCGCCGCCGGGCAATGCGGCGGCTGGATAGAAGAAGAAGCTAACCTGAGCCAGGCGGGAAACTGCTGGCTTGATGCTGATGTCTTTGTCTGGGGAAAGGCGAGAGTCGAAGATGACGCAACTATCTGCGGCGAGTCTGAAATTTGCCATCAGGCGAGAGTAAGCGGTAACGCTCGTGTAGAGCACTCATGTATCAGCGGCGAGTGCCATATCTACGGCTCGGCTCGGGTGCTGGAGCAAAGTCAGGTTATTGCCGTGCTGGGCCTGACCGAAGATGCTGAACTGCGGCTGCAAATCTACGGCGATGCTACGGTCCGGGCTTCCCGCATCGTGCATCAGGCTCAAATATATGGCCATGCGCAGGTCAATAATGCCTTTATCGAACACCGCTCGGCTATTTTCGACAATGCCGTTATCGCAGGAAACGAAGAGAATAATGTGTGGATTTGCGACTGCGCCCAGGTGTCTGGAAACGCACGGATCATCGCGGGCAGCGGAGACAGTCAGATCCCCACGATCCGTTACTCCTCTAAGGTCTATGGCAATGCTGTCATTGAAGGTGACTGCGTGCTGAAACATCTCGTGCAGGTTTATGGCGATGCAGTACTCCTGGGTGGCCCTGTGCTGCTGGACAACAATGTGCGGGTGTACGGGCAGGCTAAAGTGATGGGCAACGTGCTCATAGAAAACAACGTGCAGGTATATGAGGAGGCATCGGTGGAGGGCTTAGGCGGCGAGCTTATTCATCTTCGGGGCATAAAGGATATCAACGGCGAGCAGAGAATCACCCGCACGCCGTTTTATGGAATCTTTTAA
- a CDS encoding pyridoxal phosphate-dependent aminotransferase, producing MAMQTPVQHRSKLPDVGTTIFTVIGQLSAQHQAINLSQGAPNFPCDPQLIAGVTRAMQEGHNQYAPMTGLASLKQLIADKVLSLYGASYSPADEVLVTASASEGLYSTISGLVHPGDEVIYFEPSFDSYAPIVRLQGATPVALKLNLPDFTINWDEVQAAITPRTRMIIVNTPHNPSGQVFTAHDLEMLAALTRNTDIVILSDEVYEHIVFDGKKHHGMATHPQLAERSVIVSSFGKTFHVTGWRVGYCLAPAALMDEICKVHQFLMFSADTPMQYAFADYMSDPQTYLSLAAFYQRKRDLMQSLLAESPFELLPSGGSFFLLARFGHFSKESDSEMVKRLITDYGVATIPLSAFYTDGTDNNIIRLSFAKDEATLRAGAQALCRVKPR from the coding sequence ATGGCCATGCAAACCCCGGTACAACATCGCTCAAAATTGCCGGACGTAGGAACCACGATTTTCACGGTGATCGGCCAGCTTTCTGCGCAGCACCAGGCGATAAACCTTTCCCAGGGCGCGCCCAACTTTCCTTGCGACCCTCAGCTGATTGCCGGGGTCACCAGGGCGATGCAGGAAGGGCATAACCAGTATGCCCCGATGACGGGCCTGGCCTCCCTGAAGCAGCTTATCGCAGACAAAGTGCTGAGCCTTTACGGAGCAAGCTACAGTCCCGCCGATGAGGTGCTGGTGACGGCCAGCGCGAGCGAAGGCCTCTATTCCACTATCAGCGGCCTGGTGCACCCCGGCGACGAGGTGATCTACTTTGAGCCGTCGTTTGACAGCTACGCGCCGATAGTGCGCCTTCAGGGCGCCACGCCGGTAGCCCTCAAGCTAAACTTGCCGGACTTCACCATTAACTGGGACGAAGTTCAGGCTGCCATTACGCCGCGCACGCGCATGATCATCGTCAACACCCCGCACAACCCAAGCGGGCAGGTGTTCACTGCTCATGACCTCGAAATGCTGGCGGCGCTCACCCGCAATACCGATATCGTGATCCTGTCTGATGAAGTGTATGAGCACATCGTGTTTGACGGTAAAAAGCACCATGGTATGGCAACGCATCCGCAGCTCGCTGAACGCAGCGTGATTGTTTCATCATTCGGTAAAACCTTCCACGTGACCGGCTGGCGCGTAGGTTACTGCCTGGCGCCGGCGGCTTTAATGGATGAAATCTGCAAGGTGCATCAGTTCCTGATGTTCTCTGCCGATACGCCAATGCAGTATGCCTTTGCTGACTATATGAGCGACCCGCAAACTTATCTCTCGCTGGCCGCGTTTTATCAGCGCAAGCGTGATTTAATGCAGTCTCTGCTGGCCGAGTCGCCGTTTGAACTGTTGCCGAGCGGGGGCTCGTTCTTCCTGCTGGCGCGCTTTGGGCACTTCAGCAAGGAGTCTGACAGCGAGATGGTGAAGCGTTTAATCACCGATTATGGCGTGGCGACAATTCCGCTCTCCGCGTTTTACACCGACGGTACCGATAACAACATTATCCGGCTCTCATTTGCTAAAGATGAAGCCACATTACGGGCGGGCGCGCAGGCGCTGTGCCGGGTTAAGCCACGCTGA
- the tssB gene encoding type VI secretion system contractile sheath small subunit, with product MADSFQSEVPKARINLKLDLHTGGASKKTELPLKLLVTGDFSNGKETASLSDRNKVNISKNNFNSVLSEYSPNVNLTVENTLAADGSEENISLTFQDMNDFTPEQVARQIPQLKAMLAMRNLLRDLKANLLDNQTFRKELEKVLLDPALSAELRRELSALAPKQP from the coding sequence ATGGCAGACAGCTTCCAGTCTGAAGTGCCAAAGGCACGCATTAATTTAAAACTAGATCTACACACCGGCGGTGCAAGTAAGAAAACGGAGCTGCCGCTGAAATTACTGGTTACCGGTGATTTCAGTAACGGCAAAGAAACAGCTTCTTTATCAGATCGCAATAAAGTAAATATTTCCAAAAATAACTTTAACAGTGTCCTTTCCGAATACTCTCCAAACGTAAATCTCACCGTTGAAAATACGCTGGCCGCTGACGGCAGCGAAGAGAACATTAGCCTGACCTTTCAGGATATGAATGACTTTACCCCGGAGCAGGTCGCACGCCAAATACCTCAGCTTAAGGCTATGCTCGCCATGCGCAATTTACTGCGCGACCTCAAGGCCAATCTGTTAGATAACCAGACTTTCCGAAAAGAGCTGGAAAAAGTCCTTCTCGACCCGGCACTAAGCGCGGAATTACGGCGCGAACTTTCTGCCCTGGCACCGAAACAGCCATAA